Proteins encoded in a region of the Phocoena phocoena chromosome X, mPhoPho1.1, whole genome shotgun sequence genome:
- the PWWP3B gene encoding PWWP domain-containing DNA repair factor 3B: protein MDAKYVLCNWQGQLWPAKVLSRSEASSNSKRKKTFSLEVQILSLDETIKVESTEAKILSKSQVEAIASSLAAQSEASDPPREETAYARSLKMALDILNERTNLIQASSSDEGETTTLSQNVPQKLSDSPPRKMYRKHEGDLPKCLEENENSKSLLVSSESDDSLYNDKSRVHAVIDTIPSEMETKSSQNFSWHHTFPSLSEDEDEKESKKKIDISTIMPLHSTIKEEDVYVKDEKFTPTLLSDSFTVPKALKEEAQDICPEAPAISSECSTFSENSEDPGEGPSNPCSDTSQNQPTVESEMGVVASPRPSSWEHQVSFSASNHAMDYSLLVNNERNLQRLDFEELGEELQASDKSVHLNSVDPSILDDNEEDEELPRFIFHYEPRSFETGMIVWFKYQKYPFWPAVVKSIRRKERKASVLFVETNMNPEKRGIRVPFRRLKKFDCKEKQALVDKAREDYSESIDWCISLICDYRVRIGCGSFAGSFLEYYAADISYPLRKVIKQDTFRNLFPKLQNENPVESMVVTSQTKKMSFQKILPDRMKSARDRANKNLVDFIVNTKGTESHLLAILKGTKGSRWLKSFLNANRFTPCIETYFEDEDQLDEVVKYLQEIYKQIDEKMLTLIRDDKIKFILEVLLPEAIICSISAVDGLDYKTAEAKYLKGPSLGYRERELFDAKIIFEKRRKPLTNEAP, encoded by the coding sequence ATGGATGCCAAGTATGTCTTATGTAATTGGCAAGGCCAACTGTGGCCAGCAAAAGTTTTGTCCAGATCTGAGGCTTCATCAAAcagtaagagaaaaaagacattttccctAGAAGTTCAGATACTCTCACTAGATGAAACAATTAAAGTGGAAAGCACAGAAGCAAAGATCCTCAGTAAATCTCAAGTTGAAGCTATTGCCTCCTCACTAGCAGCACAGTCAGAGGCCAGTGACCCACCTAGAGAGGAAACAGCCTATGCAAGGTCGCTAAAAATGGCACTGGATATTCTGAATGAGAGAACAAATTTGATTCAAGCAAGCAGTTCAGATGAGGGAGAGACCACGACACTGTCTCAAAATGTACCACAAAAGCTTTCTGATTCACCCCCTCGTAAAATGTATCGGAAGCACGAAGGAGACTTACCAAAGTGTcttgaggaaaatgaaaattcaaaatccCTGTTAGTATCTTCAGAGAGTGATGATTCCCTGTATAATGATAAATCACGGGTGCATGCAGTCATTGATACTATTCCaagtgaaatggaaacaaagtcaTCACAAAACTTCAGCTGGCACCACACTTTCCCTTCACTTTCAGAAGATGAGGATGAAAAGGAGAGCAAGAAAAAGATTGACATCTCAACAATTATGCCTTTGCATTCCACAATTAAAGAGGAGGATGTATATGTTAAAGATGAAAAGTTCACTCCAACTTTACTATCAGATAGCTTCACTGTGCCCAAAGCTTTGAAAGAGGAGGCACAGGACATCTGCCCAGAGGCCCCGGCTATTTCCTCTGAATGCTCTACCTTCTCAGAGAATAGTGAAGATCCTGGAGAGGGCCCCTCCAATCCATGCTCAGATACCAGCCAGAATCAACCTACTGTGGAATCAGAGATGGGTGTTGTGGCATCCCCTAGGCCTTCTTCATGGGAACACCAGGTTTCCTTTAGTGCCTCTAACCATGCCATGGATTATTCACTCCTTGTGAATAATGAAAGAAATCTTCAGAGACTGGATTTTGAGGAACTTGGGGAAGAACTTCAAGCTTCTGACAAGTCAGTTCATCTAAATTCTGTTGATCCTTCCATATTAGATGACAATGAGGAAGATGAAGAACTTCCAcgtttcatttttcattatgagCCACGTTCATTTGAAACAGGAATGATAGTCTGgtttaaatatcaaaaatatccATTTTGGCCAGCAGTGGTAAAAAGCATCAGgcgaaaagagagaaaagcaagtgtGCTTTTTGTTGAGACAAATATGAATCCTGAAAAGAGAGGCATTAGAGTGCCTTTTAGAAGATTAAAGAAATTTGACTGTAAAGAGAAACAAGCACTAGTAGATAAAGCCAGGGAGGACTACAGTGAAAGTATTGACTGGTGCATCTCGCTGATTTGTGACTACAGAGTTAGAATAGGTTGTGGTTCTTTTGCAGGCTCTTTCCTTGAGTATTATGCTGCTGACATTAGTTATCCACTTAGGAAAGTAATCAAACAGGATACCTTCAGGAACTTATTTCCAAAGCTGCAAAATGAAAATCCTGTGGAATCAATGGTTGTGACTTCCCAGACCAAGAAAATGTCCTTCCAGAAAATTCTTCCAGACCGAATGAAGTCTGCTCGGGACCGAGCCAACAAGAACCTAGTGGACTTCATTGTGAATACAAAGGGAACAGAGAGCCAtcttttagccattttaaaaGGCACGAAAGGGTCCAGATGGCTGAAATCATTTTTGAATGCAAATAGGTTCACACCCTGTATTGAAACATACTTTGAGGATGAAGATCAGTTGGATGAGGTGGTGAAATATTtacaagaaatctacaaacaaatagatgaaaaaatgCTGACTCTGATAAGagatgataaaattaaatttatcctGGAAGTTCTTCTGCCGGAAGCAATCATTTGTTCAATTTCTGCTGTTGATGGATTAGATTacaagacagcagaagcaaagtaTCTAAAAGGGCCATCTCTAGGATACAGGGAAAGAGAATTATTTGATGCAAAAATCATATTCGAAAAGAGACGGAAACCATTAACAAATGAAGCTCCTTAA